A region from the Sandaracinus amylolyticus genome encodes:
- the rtcR gene encoding RNA repair transcriptional activator RtcR — protein sequence MADKKDKARRTVAIGLVGSTLDAGLGPRRWEKWRPSVALCAQPELAIDRFELLFQPKFEALASQVATDIGEISPRTEVRSHPIEIEDAWDLEEMYGALYDFARDTRFDAEREDYPLHITTGTHVAQICLFLLCESRHFPARLVQTSPPVRGEESKHGTHRIVDLDLSRYDRIARRFSAERVEARTFLKSGIATRNATFDRMIERIEVVAARSREPMLLMGPTGAGKSMLAKRVYELKKARQSLRGAFVEVNCATLRGEMAHSALFGHVKGAFTGAADKREGLLRRADQGLLFLDEIGELGLDEQAMLLRAIEDKTFLPLGSDREVKSEFQLICGTNRDLRARVSEGKFREDLLARIDLWTFRLPALRERREDIAPNLDYELDAVSARLGTRISMSKEARARFLGFAESPRATWPGNFRDLDAAVMRMATLADGGRIDVAIVDEEIARLEDAWTEKVSAQSAGEVDRVEETLGPERASGIDRFDRVQLEEVLRVCARSRSLSEAGRTLFAESRKTRTTINDADRLRKYLARFELDWDALVKRSG from the coding sequence GTGGCGGATAAGAAGGACAAGGCGCGTCGCACCGTCGCGATCGGGCTCGTGGGCTCGACGCTCGACGCCGGGCTCGGCCCACGGCGCTGGGAGAAGTGGCGTCCTTCGGTCGCGCTCTGCGCGCAGCCCGAGCTCGCGATCGATCGCTTCGAGCTCCTCTTCCAGCCGAAGTTCGAGGCGCTCGCGTCGCAGGTCGCGACCGACATCGGGGAGATCTCGCCGCGCACCGAGGTCCGCTCGCACCCGATCGAGATCGAGGACGCGTGGGACCTCGAAGAGATGTACGGCGCGCTCTACGACTTCGCGCGCGACACGCGCTTCGACGCCGAGCGCGAGGACTACCCGCTGCACATCACGACGGGCACGCACGTCGCGCAGATCTGCCTCTTCCTGCTCTGCGAGTCGCGGCACTTCCCCGCGCGCCTCGTGCAGACCTCGCCGCCCGTGCGCGGCGAGGAGAGCAAACACGGCACGCACCGCATCGTCGACCTCGACCTCTCGCGGTACGACCGCATCGCGCGTCGCTTCAGCGCGGAGCGCGTCGAGGCGCGCACGTTCCTCAAGAGCGGCATCGCGACCCGCAACGCGACGTTCGATCGCATGATCGAGCGCATCGAGGTCGTCGCAGCGCGCTCGCGCGAGCCGATGCTCCTCATGGGCCCGACCGGCGCGGGCAAGTCGATGCTCGCGAAGCGCGTCTACGAGCTCAAGAAGGCGCGCCAGTCGCTGCGCGGCGCGTTCGTCGAGGTGAACTGCGCGACGCTGCGCGGAGAGATGGCGCACTCGGCGCTGTTCGGGCACGTGAAGGGCGCGTTCACCGGAGCCGCGGACAAGCGCGAGGGCCTCTTGCGCCGCGCCGATCAGGGGCTGCTCTTCCTCGACGAGATCGGCGAGCTCGGGCTCGACGAGCAGGCGATGCTGCTCCGCGCGATCGAGGACAAGACGTTCCTGCCGCTCGGCTCGGATCGCGAGGTGAAGAGCGAGTTCCAGCTCATCTGCGGAACGAACCGCGATCTGCGCGCGCGCGTGAGCGAGGGGAAGTTTCGCGAGGATCTCCTGGCGCGCATCGACCTCTGGACGTTCCGCCTGCCCGCGTTGCGCGAGCGACGCGAGGACATCGCGCCGAACCTCGACTACGAGCTCGACGCGGTGAGCGCACGCCTCGGCACGCGCATCTCGATGTCGAAAGAAGCGAGGGCGCGCTTCCTCGGGTTCGCGGAGAGCCCGCGCGCCACGTGGCCGGGCAACTTCCGCGATCTCGACGCCGCGGTGATGCGCATGGCGACGCTCGCGGACGGCGGGCGCATCGACGTCGCGATCGTCGACGAGGAGATCGCGCGGCTCGAGGACGCGTGGACCGAGAAGGTGAGCGCGCAGAGCGCGGGCGAGGTCGATCGCGTCGAGGAGACGCTCGGCCCGGAGCGCGCGTCGGGGATCGATCGCTTCGATCGCGTGCAGCTCGAAGAGGTGCTGCGGGTGTGCGCGCGCAGCCGCTCGCTCTCCGAGGCGGGACGCACGCTGTTCGCGGAGTCGCGCAAGACGCGCACGACGATCAACGACGCGGATCGCCTGCGGAAGTACCTCGCGCGCTTCGAGCTCGACTGGGACGCGCTCGTCAAGCGCTCGGGGTGA
- a CDS encoding TIM-barrel domain-containing protein, whose amino-acid sequence MKDCRLVRGPRKCLLFVSCLLALACDPAESPVDAGTDAYVAPLECEVDVQPEAPLADPPRRTPRWAFEPWISKDISDRDDTLAFVAGFRERDIPVGVVVLDSPWDSQYTTFRPNPERYGDFGSLVETLHEDDVRVVLWTTAFVNRRSYDLEMGGDSYRGPAPNYLEGVACDFFVNDGELYEWWKGQGASVDFFDARARAWWHAQQDFLLDLGLDGWKLDFGDSYLEADATLLTDEGDVPHQRYAEEYYRDFLAYGVSRRGPEFTTMVRAWDESYDRRGRFHARPEHAPVVWMGDNRRDWFGLIDALDHTFRSAEAGYVVLGSDIGGYLDRDDEMLTTVIPFDVETFQRWTAWSGMMPFLQLHGRGNLAPWTVPGTDEDRAATVEVWRYWATLHHAMVPYWYSITEEAYATDGVIVHPVGDEAAWADDWRYVVGEAFLVAPLIASGSTRDVALPAGARWYDWWAPGAAAIDGGTTLEGYDVGSSRVRIPVFVREGAIVPMHVDGDANGIGSAASEGFLTVLVWPSSETSSFRLREEPDDAITTITASEGSITFAPARASVIVRVRADAAPTAVAADGAALEARDDRAALDASASGFWYDATERALWVKRTDATGTITFD is encoded by the coding sequence CGACGTGCAGCCCGAAGCGCCGCTCGCCGATCCGCCGCGCCGCACGCCGCGCTGGGCGTTCGAGCCGTGGATCTCCAAGGACATCTCGGATCGCGACGACACGCTCGCGTTCGTCGCGGGGTTCCGCGAGCGCGACATCCCGGTCGGCGTGGTGGTGCTCGATTCGCCGTGGGACTCGCAGTACACGACGTTCCGCCCGAACCCCGAGCGCTACGGCGACTTCGGATCGCTCGTCGAGACGCTGCACGAGGACGACGTGCGCGTCGTGCTGTGGACCACGGCGTTCGTGAACCGTCGCTCGTACGACCTCGAGATGGGCGGCGACTCGTACCGCGGTCCCGCGCCGAACTACCTCGAGGGCGTCGCGTGCGACTTCTTCGTGAACGACGGCGAGCTCTACGAGTGGTGGAAGGGCCAGGGCGCGAGCGTCGACTTCTTCGACGCACGGGCGCGCGCGTGGTGGCACGCGCAGCAGGACTTCCTGCTCGATCTCGGGCTCGACGGCTGGAAGCTCGACTTCGGCGACAGCTACCTCGAGGCCGACGCGACGCTGCTGACCGACGAGGGCGACGTGCCGCACCAGCGCTACGCGGAGGAGTACTACCGCGACTTCCTCGCGTACGGCGTGTCGCGGCGCGGGCCCGAGTTCACGACGATGGTGCGCGCGTGGGACGAGAGCTACGACCGTCGTGGGCGCTTCCACGCGCGGCCCGAGCACGCGCCCGTCGTGTGGATGGGCGACAACCGCCGCGACTGGTTCGGCCTGATCGACGCGCTCGATCACACGTTCCGCTCCGCGGAGGCGGGCTACGTCGTGCTCGGCAGCGACATCGGCGGATACCTCGATCGCGACGACGAGATGTTGACCACGGTCATCCCGTTCGACGTCGAGACGTTCCAGCGCTGGACCGCGTGGAGCGGGATGATGCCGTTCCTGCAGCTGCACGGGCGCGGCAACCTCGCGCCGTGGACCGTGCCCGGCACCGACGAGGATCGCGCGGCGACGGTCGAGGTGTGGCGCTACTGGGCGACGCTGCACCACGCGATGGTCCCGTACTGGTACTCGATCACCGAAGAGGCCTACGCGACCGACGGCGTGATCGTGCATCCGGTGGGCGACGAGGCCGCGTGGGCGGACGACTGGCGCTACGTCGTCGGTGAGGCGTTCCTCGTCGCGCCGCTGATCGCGAGCGGGAGCACGCGCGACGTCGCGCTGCCGGCGGGCGCGCGGTGGTACGACTGGTGGGCCCCGGGCGCGGCGGCGATCGATGGCGGCACGACGCTCGAGGGCTACGACGTCGGCAGCTCGCGGGTGCGCATCCCGGTGTTCGTGCGCGAGGGCGCGATCGTGCCGATGCACGTCGACGGCGACGCGAACGGGATCGGCAGCGCGGCGAGCGAGGGGTTCCTGACGGTGCTGGTGTGGCCGTCGAGCGAGACGTCGTCGTTCCGACTGCGCGAGGAGCCGGACGACGCGATCACGACGATCACCGCGAGCGAAGGCTCGATCACGTTCGCGCCGGCGCGCGCGTCGGTGATCGTGCGGGTGCGCGCCGACGCGGCACCGACCGCGGTCGCCGCCGACGGCGCAGCGCTCGAGGCGCGCGACGATCGCGCCGCGCTCGACGCGAGCGCGTCGGGCTTCTGGTACGACGCGACCGAGCGCGCGCTGTGGGTGAAGCGCACCGACGCGACGGGGACGATCACGTTCGACTGA
- a CDS encoding helix-turn-helix transcriptional regulator yields the protein MHRWPEQLLVWNAVGATAAHAHHAAHVVLATRGHVGAKVGRARVEGAGIWVPSNVAHAIERAEAPTVVLYVEPASPIGAGLASVLGEEPASIAEAVRDAAVHGLGARDAGSPIAATQVLEALGVREGRTDIDARVARLLRWLEESELGKDEVALAALAARAGVSPTRLTHLFTSDVGTPLRRYVLWLRVRRALAALASSGDPIATIAARSGFADAAHLSRTMRSTFGMTPTQLLRAKAITPSA from the coding sequence ATGCACCGCTGGCCCGAGCAGCTCCTCGTGTGGAACGCCGTGGGCGCGACCGCGGCGCACGCGCACCACGCCGCGCACGTCGTGCTCGCGACGCGCGGCCACGTCGGCGCGAAGGTCGGGCGCGCGCGGGTCGAAGGCGCGGGGATCTGGGTGCCCTCGAACGTCGCGCACGCGATCGAGCGCGCGGAAGCGCCGACCGTCGTGCTCTACGTCGAGCCGGCGAGCCCGATCGGCGCCGGTCTCGCGTCGGTGCTCGGCGAGGAGCCCGCGTCGATCGCGGAGGCCGTGCGCGACGCCGCGGTGCACGGGCTCGGTGCGCGCGACGCGGGCTCGCCGATCGCCGCGACGCAGGTGCTCGAGGCGCTCGGCGTGCGCGAGGGACGCACCGACATCGACGCGCGCGTCGCGCGGCTCCTGCGATGGCTCGAGGAGAGCGAGCTCGGCAAGGACGAGGTCGCGCTCGCCGCGCTCGCGGCGCGCGCGGGCGTGTCCCCGACGCGCCTCACGCACCTCTTCACGAGCGACGTCGGCACGCCGCTGCGGCGCTACGTGCTGTGGCTCCGGGTGCGCCGCGCGCTCGCCGCGCTCGCGTCGAGCGGCGATCCGATCGCGACGATCGCCGCGCGCTCGGGGTTCGCCGACGCGGCGCACCTGAGCCGCACGATGCGCAGCACGTTCGGGATGACGCCGACCCAGCTGCTGCGCGCGAAGGCCATCACCCCGAGCGCTTGA